The following DNA comes from Methanosarcina vacuolata Z-761.
CAAAGCTGCAACTAGATCCTCTTTTTTGGGGTAATAATTATGAATTGCTGCATTTTTTATTCCCAATTTCTGAGAAATATCTTTGTAACTAAATCCATTATAGCCCCGACATTGCAAAAAATTCCTTGCGTAATATAGTATTTGCTGATTAGTCTCGTTCATATCTATTCATAAAAAACATTTATACTCGTTAATAAGTTAATTGAATAGTGTTTTTATTCATATAAACTTAGTCCTCCGATTTATTAGATGAGAAACATCTTGCATTTCACATTATATACACAAGTATTACACTATCCGGTTGTATCACACCCATCCGGTTGTATCACACCCACCCGGTTGTATCTTCTGTTTTGGTTGTCATAATCATCGCTCTTATAAGGCATCCCTCTAAAAAAGCCAGACATTCAAATTCCAGAAAGCATGAAGCATTTTTATCAAACAGAACCTGAACTTCACAAGGAAATTCATCGTCTCCATCATAATAAACGATTTGGAGAAGGATTTTAGGCAATGCTTTCAGAAGCCACGAATAACCGCCAGATTTCAGCTTGCCATTAAAAACCCCGCCTAATTTGCACATGGTTTCACTGAATGTTGCATAATCTCCACTGAATATTTTACCAAGCGGATCAGTCATCCATTTTGTATTTGTGCTGAATGTTATTCCTGTACCGGCAAGATTAGAAATCGGCATATATGAAAATGCAGGTTCACCCATACCTTTGGACAATGAATAGTAAGCCAGAACACTGAGGTTGTTGACATCAAACGGCTTACCGTCAGTCGGATTAATACCGCGAGAACTTATCTCATACTCTCGGCCAAGAAAATTGACAGATAGAGCACCGTCCGGGTGAAGAGACAGGCCAAGCCGTTCGGCAACTTCAAAAAAATCGCATTTGCTCAATTTGGGTATGAGGTTTTCATAAATTTGTTCATAACCACTATTCATAAAATACTCCCTTCAGTGCGCACCGAAGGTGCTGATTAGCTCTTATTTGGGTTATTAGAAATCCATTTTGAATATATCCTCAATACAGAAGATAGTTACTTACATATAAGTAAGTACTGGTTAAACAAACGATAAAATAAAAAATTTTGTTGTGGAAGGAATATCCAAAACTCTTAGAATTAAAAACAATAATACATAGGGTTTAAACTAATTAATAGCGAAAAGGGCAGCAGACTGCCGAAATGCTGCAACCGGCTGCCAAGCGAAATTAAGGTATTAAAGCACAGAATACAGCATTGATGCCGTTCCTATTCCAAGGGGCTCAGCTACAAGTTGAACGTCGTATTTCTTTCGAAGCTCTTCAGAAATTGCGCAGGGAATTCCTGGAGTTGAAAGCACGCAATTCTCCGAAAGTACGGCCTCAGGAATCGTGTTTGCGCATGGGGTCGCCTCGAAAATAGTGGAAAACTTTTTTGGATTTGCAGGATCGAGTGGGATAACCCCGAGGTCTGAAACAGCTCTCTTAAGGAGTCTTGCATCAGGATCATACCCGTAAACCCTGAAGCCTTTCTGCACAAGTTGGGCTGCTCCGGGAAAACCTACCTTTCCAAGCCCCATAACAAGTACGTCCTTTGAGTCGGCTTTCAGGTATCTGGAAGCGATCTCAGCATAAATTACACCTGTGCAGGGTTGATTATTGGCCATTTTTCCATTTTTGATGTTATGGGCAAGGAAAGTGTGGTCGTCTGCCATAAGGATGATCTCGGCTCCGTTCTGCACAGCTTCATAATAGCCGCTAACATCCGGCATATCCGTAACAAAACTGTCAAATCCGAAATACTGCGTAATTGCATGCAGGGAAGCAGAAAAGTTTCCTATTATCCCATTTCCTGAAGTTACAGGCACGATACCTACTTTTTCGGAGAGCGGGGAAGTACCGTAGAGAGCTTGACAGACGTCTTTTATATCAAGCCCTGTTACTTTTTGCACGACAGAGTCGGCTTCCTGAAGTTGTCTATTAATATTTATCAAATCATTTGGGGTTAAAAGTGCCATTTTTATCGCCATTTCCTATTTAGGAGAATTTAAATTTTATATTCATTAAACCTGGGGATTATAAATTATAATTTTCATGAATATAAGTTTTTAATACCCATTTATTGAAATTTGAGTTTTTTAGACATCAAATTCGTTAAATCTAAGTTTTAGAGCTTTAATTTCTTAAAATCTAAGTTTTTAATCCTTTTTATTATTTTTTTGTCCTCAAATTTATTCATTCATAAAATCGCTCCGAAACGCTCCTTTAGAACCGAAAGTCCTTTGCATTTTTTTGCTCCGGTTTCTTCCCTGTCCTTACCCCAGAAGATCAGGGTAAATACCGGATTTTCTCCTTTGCAAAGAAAAATCTCAATGCCGGGTTCTTCGTAGAATTTTCCATAGTCGCTACCCATGGAAAGTACCTGTTCTCCAACAGGAACAAGAACACCGTTTTCTCCGAGCAGTAGGTGCTCGTAAATGCAGTATTTTTTTTCTGGAAGAGATTTGATTTCCTCAACACCGTCAGTAAAGGCGTGGAAAAGAAGTTCTATCAGGTTGATTCCTGAAGAATAGTAAACTGCTGTCGGGGTCTGGCTTGGGAAACGGGCATCGATTTCGATTACCCTGAGACCTTTTGGGCTGAAGATTGCTTCCACGTCCATAATACCTTTCAAGGGAAGATTTGCTGCAAGAGCATGGGAGATCTGCCTGAATAAAGGATTCGCAGGAAGTGGAGTTACCATGTGGCAGTCATAAGTTTCGTCTATATGGACCAGGGTCTCTTTTACCACGGCGAAATGACTTCCATCCCCGACAACTTCGAGAGAAACAACTTCGCCTTCCACATATTCCTCAACCAGCATGTCAGGTTCAAGGGCCTCAAGCTCTTTGTCCTCATAAATTATCCTGGCGCCCACACTGCTGCTTTCACAGGGAGGCTTTACAAAATAAGGAGGGCTGGAGGGCCGGTCCTGCGGAGTTGGGACTCCTATGGACTTAAAATAATCTTTTGAGCGTTTTTTATCCCTGCTTATCCGATAAGCTTCAAAATCGAAAAGTACCGGGCAGGAGAATTTTTCTTTTATTGAATTCAGAAATTCGATGCAGGCCAGATTTTCGTTCACAGGAAGTATAGCATCAACCTTTTGTGAGAGCTCAAGGAGTTTTTCAGGTTCCTTTATTACATCAAAACAGTAAAATTCATCCGCGTAATTACGGATGAGGGCCTGTGGATTTTTATCCACCAGAACTACTTTCATTCCGGCTTTTTTAGATAGATACGCAGCTTCGAAGCCCTGGAGTTTCCCGCCTACAAGACAGATTGTTTTCAAGCTAGCACCCCAGGACTGCCTCAAAGTCAGCCTGCCGAGCAGGTTTCATTCCCATGGTTTCAAGCCTTTGGATCACGCTTTTTATGTCCCGATCCCGTTCTTTAAGTCCACGGTCATAGTTTGCAACGCCTTCCAGTTGGGAATCGGGAGGGAGGATAGAAGTAACAATATTTGCCCCTGCATTTAAGCGGCGAACCATGCCGTCAATGCCTTCAAGGTCAAGGGAGGCAGGGATGAGGCGTTTGGGAAACATTAACCTGAGAACAGAGATAATTTTCAGTTCCGAGAGATTTGATTTATCCCTGAAATCTTCAAGTGGAGTTCCTTCCTGAGGCAGGAAAGTCATAACTCTGACCATATCAGGATCGTTTGTGCTCATTCCCCTTAAGGACAGAATGGTGGATTCGATATCGTTTCCAACGCCGGTGAGTATTCCGTCTTCTACACAATACCCCTGATTTTTAGCAAAACGGCGTGCATTGACACGCCCATCGAATGACTGCCCAACTCTAAGTTTCCGGTAGAGTTCGGTGTCATATGTTTCCTGATAAAGGGCCAGGAAGTTTGCTCCTTTTTCCCTGGCTTTGAGAAGAGTAGCGTTATCCATCAAGCCTGGAGAAATCATAATGGGAAGCCCAAGTTCCTCTTTTACTACCTGGACAAGCTCAACGAAACGGTTCGGGTCTTCATAGTAATAGGGGTCTTCCCCCATGGTCAGGTCAACCATATGAAAACCTGCTCCTTTCAGGGTTTTGCAGGTTTCTTTTATCTCTTCCATGGTCAGTCGATAGCGGTTGATCTCGTTTCGACAGTTATAGTAGCAAAAGGAGCATTGATTTTTACAGTAAGTGGAGAAATAAATGAAACAATTAAGAAATACCCTGTTGCCAAAATAATGATCTCTTACTTTTCGGGCTGCAGAATAGAGCCTTTCCAGATCTTCTATGGATTCAAGGGAAAGAAGAGCCCTCAGGTCGTTATCAGTTAATTGATACCCTTCAATGACTTTTTCTCCCAAACTGTCAAATTCATCAAGTGCCATTTTTTGGATCAAAATTTCACCCTCTCATAGATTCTTCAGATATTTGACGGCCCTATCAGAGCCGATTGTCAATTTAATCTCACCATTTAGCTTATTTTGCCATATTGAGTTTTTACCATCCCGTTTTTGAATCAATATTGCCATTCAATGTTGCCATTCAATGTTGCCATTCGATATTGCCATTGATATTGCCATTCAATGTTGCCATTGATATTGTCAGTCAATGTTGCCATTGATATTGTCAGTCAATGTTGCCATTGATATTGTCAGTCAATGTTGCCATTCAATATTGTCAGTCAATGTTGCCATTCAATATTGTCAGTCAATGTTGCCATTGATATTGCCATTTTACTTTTTGCCATTAATACTGCTATTTTGCCTTTTGCCATTTGATATTGCCATTAGGTATCGCAATTCTTTTTGCCTTTCAGAGCTGCAATTAATTTTGCCATTTAGTACTGCAACTCTTTTTGACATCCAGTATCGCAATTCCTTTTTGCCATTTAATACAGTGTTTTAATATCTTCGACCGGTGTTTAGCGATTTTTAGTTACTTTGGGCGGACTTTCCAGCTTACAGGCTGGTTGAAATCCCATTATAGTAAGATTCGGACCTTGATGCTCTCTTAATGTTTTTAAAGCCGTGCATAACCTTGAGCAAACGCTCAAGTCCAAAACCTGCACCTATCCATGGTTTGTCAATACCCCATTCTCTATCAAGAGGGACTGGCCCGACGACTGCCGAAGAAAGCTCCAGGTCCCCGTGCATTATATCAAGGGTATCCCCATAGACCATACAGGAATCTCCTACGATTTCGAAGTCGATTTCCAGATAGTCAAGAAACTCTTTGATGAGGGCTTCAAGATTTTCCCGAGTACATCCCGAACCCATCTGACAGAAGTTCACCATGGTAAATTCTTCCAGGTGCTCTTTGCCATCAGACTCTTTCCGGTAACAGGGCCCGATTTCGAAAATCTTTATTGGATCTGGTAAAATCCTATCGAGTTTTCGCAGATAGTTGTAAAGAGTTGGGGCAAGCATTGGCCTCAAGCAGAGGTTTTTATCCACCCTGAAGACCTGTTTTGAAAGTTCAGTATCACTGTTAATACCCATTCTCTCCACATATTCTGCCGGAATAAGGATAGGAGACTTGATCTCCAGAAAACCCCGGTCTACGAAAAATTTCGTAATATCACGTTCGAGTTTGCCGAGGTAGTCTTCTCTATCATTGACATAGAGACGCTGAAAATCGTTTTTTCTTCTTGCCACAAGTTCGGACTCAAGTTCCCTGAAAGGCTTTGCAATATTCAGAGAAATTTTATCCTCTGGACTTAAGAGAGCCTCAACCCTATCAAGCTGGCTTCTTGTAAGTGAAGGAGCGGGAGCCGACTCGGGAACAGACGAATTTGGAGCTGATTTTGCAGGCGAAGGCACAGGTCTGGATGTGCTCGTTGATGCCTGTGCAGACACAGGATTTTCCAGAGGCTTCGAAGCCCTTGAAACTGATTTTGGCATGGCTTTTTTGACCTTTGGAGCAGAAACTACCTTAACCTTCACACTGGTTTTGCTTTCGGTTGATCTTGTGAGGAAATTATTGATATCCTCGTCCGAAACCCTACATCGTTTGCAGGTTTTCCTGTATTTGTGATGTCTGAATGCTCTGGCTGTTCTACAACTCCTGGAATTATTCACAACAAGATG
Coding sequences within:
- a CDS encoding DUF3786 domain-containing protein, producing the protein MNSGYEQIYENLIPKLSKCDFFEVAERLGLSLHPDGALSVNFLGREYEISSRGINPTDGKPFDVNNLSVLAYYSLSKGMGEPAFSYMPISNLAGTGITFSTNTKWMTDPLGKIFSGDYATFSETMCKLGGVFNGKLKSGGYSWLLKALPKILLQIVYYDGDDEFPCEVQVLFDKNASCFLEFECLAFLEGCLIRAMIMTTKTEDTTGWV
- the pylD gene encoding 3-methylornithyl-N6-L-lysine dehydrogenase PylD; the encoded protein is MAIKMALLTPNDLININRQLQEADSVVQKVTGLDIKDVCQALYGTSPLSEKVGIVPVTSGNGIIGNFSASLHAITQYFGFDSFVTDMPDVSGYYEAVQNGAEIILMADDHTFLAHNIKNGKMANNQPCTGVIYAEIASRYLKADSKDVLVMGLGKVGFPGAAQLVQKGFRVYGYDPDARLLKRAVSDLGVIPLDPANPKKFSTIFEATPCANTIPEAVLSENCVLSTPGIPCAISEELRKKYDVQLVAEPLGIGTASMLYSVL
- the pylC gene encoding 3-methylornithine--L-lysine ligase PylC, coding for MKTICLVGGKLQGFEAAYLSKKAGMKVVLVDKNPQALIRNYADEFYCFDVIKEPEKLLELSQKVDAILPVNENLACIEFLNSIKEKFSCPVLFDFEAYRISRDKKRSKDYFKSIGVPTPQDRPSSPPYFVKPPCESSSVGARIIYEDKELEALEPDMLVEEYVEGEVVSLEVVGDGSHFAVVKETLVHIDETYDCHMVTPLPANPLFRQISHALAANLPLKGIMDVEAIFSPKGLRVIEIDARFPSQTPTAVYYSSGINLIELLFHAFTDGVEEIKSLPEKKYCIYEHLLLGENGVLVPVGEQVLSMGSDYGKFYEEPGIEIFLCKGENPVFTLIFWGKDREETGAKKCKGLSVLKERFGAIL
- the pylB gene encoding methylornithine synthase PylB; protein product: MIQKMALDEFDSLGEKVIEGYQLTDNDLRALLSLESIEDLERLYSAARKVRDHYFGNRVFLNCFIYFSTYCKNQCSFCYYNCRNEINRYRLTMEEIKETCKTLKGAGFHMVDLTMGEDPYYYEDPNRFVELVQVVKEELGLPIMISPGLMDNATLLKAREKGANFLALYQETYDTELYRKLRVGQSFDGRVNARRFAKNQGYCVEDGILTGVGNDIESTILSLRGMSTNDPDMVRVMTFLPQEGTPLEDFRDKSNLSELKIISVLRLMFPKRLIPASLDLEGIDGMVRRLNAGANIVTSILPPDSQLEGVANYDRGLKERDRDIKSVIQRLETMGMKPARQADFEAVLGC
- the pylS gene encoding pyrrolysine--tRNA(Pyl) ligase — encoded protein: MDKKPLDVLISATGLWMSRTGMLHKIKHYEVSRSKISIEMACGEHLVVNNSRSCRTARAFRHHKYRKTCKRCRVSDEDINNFLTRSTESKTSVKVKVVSAPKVKKAMPKSVSRASKPLENPVSAQASTSTSRPVPSPAKSAPNSSVPESAPAPSLTRSQLDRVEALLSPEDKISLNIAKPFRELESELVARRKNDFQRLYVNDREDYLGKLERDITKFFVDRGFLEIKSPILIPAEYVERMGINSDTELSKQVFRVDKNLCLRPMLAPTLYNYLRKLDRILPDPIKIFEIGPCYRKESDGKEHLEEFTMVNFCQMGSGCTRENLEALIKEFLDYLEIDFEIVGDSCMVYGDTLDIMHGDLELSSAVVGPVPLDREWGIDKPWIGAGFGLERLLKVMHGFKNIKRASRSESYYNGISTSL